One Arthrobacter sp. StoSoilB20 DNA segment encodes these proteins:
- a CDS encoding MBL fold metallo-hydrolase — protein sequence MDVVVIETPQLGDRSYLVHDGSVALVIDPQRDIDRAEKAARDAGVRITHVAETHLHNDYVTGGLVLAEKHGAAYLVNAADEVSFVRVPVTDGQVLRVGRLAVSVVATPGHTHTHLSYVVRDDTHDGGREAVFSGGSLLYGSVGRTDLVSPRDTAKLAHDQYSSVRRLVDASRPEAALYPTHGFGSFCSIGPASHQEFSTIAEQAESNHALTDSSEHHFVSELLANITAYPAYYAHMSPLNAAGPGRPDLTLPDSVDPEELSRRLRAGEWVVDLRHRVAFADGHLQGSVGFEYGRGDNFTSYLGWVIPWNQPLTLLGPLSEVEKAIRDLARIGIDSPDAAVGPEAVLLAADHPRTSYGHGDWNLFASERKPEDLVLDVRRPDEFTTSHIKGALNVPVYELLGRITELPDHRTWVHCATGYRASVAASLLDRAGREVVLINARFRDAAGAGVETVP from the coding sequence ATGGATGTCGTGGTCATCGAAACTCCCCAGTTGGGGGACCGCAGCTATTTGGTGCACGACGGCTCCGTGGCCTTGGTGATTGACCCTCAACGGGACATTGACCGGGCTGAAAAGGCTGCCCGTGACGCCGGTGTCCGGATCACGCATGTGGCCGAAACGCACCTGCACAATGACTACGTCACCGGCGGTTTGGTCCTGGCGGAGAAGCACGGTGCCGCGTATCTGGTGAACGCGGCGGATGAGGTTTCGTTTGTGAGGGTTCCCGTCACCGACGGCCAGGTCCTGCGCGTCGGCAGGCTCGCGGTTTCGGTCGTTGCGACGCCGGGCCACACCCACACGCACCTTTCGTACGTGGTGCGGGATGACACGCACGACGGCGGCCGGGAGGCTGTGTTTTCCGGCGGCAGCTTGCTCTACGGTTCAGTAGGGCGGACGGACCTGGTCTCCCCTCGTGACACTGCCAAGCTGGCCCATGACCAGTATTCGTCCGTGCGGCGCCTGGTGGATGCTTCCCGTCCGGAGGCTGCGCTGTACCCGACCCATGGCTTCGGTTCGTTCTGTTCGATCGGGCCCGCGAGCCATCAGGAATTTTCGACAATTGCTGAGCAGGCAGAGTCCAACCATGCCTTGACCGATTCCAGCGAGCACCACTTCGTCTCGGAATTGTTGGCGAACATCACTGCCTATCCTGCGTACTACGCCCACATGAGCCCGCTGAATGCGGCCGGACCGGGCCGACCGGACCTCACACTTCCGGACTCAGTTGATCCTGAGGAACTGAGCCGGCGGTTGAGGGCAGGGGAGTGGGTGGTGGACCTCCGCCACAGGGTGGCATTTGCGGACGGCCACCTTCAAGGCAGCGTGGGCTTCGAATATGGCCGCGGTGACAACTTCACCAGCTACCTGGGTTGGGTGATCCCCTGGAACCAACCGCTCACATTGCTGGGCCCGCTCAGTGAGGTTGAAAAGGCGATCCGTGACTTGGCGAGGATCGGCATCGACAGCCCGGATGCCGCCGTCGGGCCTGAAGCCGTTTTGTTGGCCGCCGACCATCCCCGGACGAGCTATGGGCACGGAGACTGGAACCTCTTTGCAAGCGAGCGGAAGCCGGAGGACTTGGTGCTGGACGTCCGGCGTCCGGACGAGTTCACCACTTCCCATATCAAGGGTGCGCTGAACGTGCCCGTCTACGAGCTCCTCGGGAGGATCACCGAACTGCCGGATCACAGGACCTGGGTGCACTGCGCCACGGGATACCGGGCGAGTGTCGCCGCAAGTCTCCTGGACCGGGCCGGACGGGAGGTTGTCCTGATCAATGCCAGGTTCAGGGACGCCGCCGGGGCCGGCGTTGAAACAGTGCCGTAA
- a CDS encoding FadR/GntR family transcriptional regulator, translated as MTLTPSHRPALAEEITAKLRDMIKSGEWPLQERIPAEPELMSTLGVSRGTLREAIKALAHSGMLEVRRGDGTYVRANSEMSGAAQRMYLEHTQEHIVEVRLGLDTQAARLATKHATAEDLAEMRRLLALRHDAWQAEDYPTWASADWEFHERVALASGNPLLHQLYVSFGGVFHNDLLRQQRKDGFNGIPREGHDELVDALEAHDPEAAIQSVYRNLDYCSDKAPR; from the coding sequence ATGACCCTGACCCCTTCGCATCGCCCGGCCCTTGCCGAGGAGATCACCGCCAAGCTGCGGGACATGATCAAGTCCGGCGAGTGGCCGCTCCAGGAGCGGATCCCCGCGGAACCTGAGCTGATGTCCACCTTGGGCGTTTCCCGGGGTACCTTGCGCGAGGCAATCAAGGCACTGGCCCATTCGGGCATGCTGGAAGTACGTCGCGGCGATGGCACCTATGTCCGGGCAAACAGCGAGATGTCCGGCGCGGCGCAGCGCATGTACCTGGAGCACACGCAGGAACATATCGTTGAGGTCCGGCTTGGCCTGGACACCCAGGCGGCCCGCCTCGCCACCAAACACGCCACCGCCGAGGACCTGGCCGAGATGCGCCGCCTCCTTGCGCTCCGCCACGACGCCTGGCAGGCCGAGGACTACCCCACGTGGGCCAGCGCCGACTGGGAGTTCCACGAGCGGGTCGCACTGGCATCGGGCAATCCCCTGCTGCATCAGCTGTACGTTTCGTTCGGCGGAGTGTTCCACAACGACCTCCTCCGCCAGCAGCGCAAGGACGGCTTCAACGGCATTCCACGCGAGGGCCATGACGAACTGGTTGACGCCCTTGAAGCCCATGATCCGGAGGCCGCAATCCAGAGCGTGTACCGGAACCTGGACTACTGCTCGGATAAGGCGCCGCGGTAG
- the cobA gene encoding uroporphyrinogen-III C-methyltransferase has translation MAIQDIYPTALRLLGRPVLVVGGGPVASRRAKGLLDAGAKVTVVAPVATETLRGLAASGLLTWEQREYRQTDVDGVWFVQTATGTPAVDTQVAADAEAQRIWCVNASDHEASAAWTPAVAVVDDVKIAINAGGDPRRAMALRNAVATALETGDLPLRRHRKPDAAGKTPAGSVALVGGGPGDSGLITVRGRRLLGQADVVVADRLGPRELLNELAPDVRVIEVGKTPGHHPVPQLEINRILVEEALKGNRVVRLKGGDPYVLGRGGEEAEFCRQNGVEVEVVSGVTSAISVPAAAGIPVTHRGLAKGFSVVTGHEELSEVPARPDHTVVLLMGVAQLRDSAAELAGSGLPLDTPVGIVENGYLPDQRVTIGTLGTIADQAEAVGVANPAVIVIGDVVRVSPFAPQHFKTADYSTITPNRPRVRSN, from the coding sequence ATGGCAATACAGGACATTTACCCCACCGCGCTGCGGCTGCTCGGCCGCCCCGTGCTGGTGGTCGGCGGCGGCCCCGTTGCGTCGCGCCGCGCCAAAGGACTGCTCGACGCCGGTGCGAAAGTCACCGTGGTCGCTCCCGTTGCCACCGAAACACTTCGCGGGCTCGCCGCTTCCGGCCTCCTTACCTGGGAGCAGCGCGAGTACCGCCAAACCGACGTCGACGGCGTCTGGTTCGTTCAGACTGCTACTGGCACTCCCGCCGTGGACACCCAGGTCGCAGCCGACGCCGAGGCGCAGCGCATCTGGTGCGTCAACGCCTCGGACCATGAAGCATCGGCCGCGTGGACACCCGCGGTTGCCGTGGTGGACGACGTCAAGATCGCCATCAACGCCGGGGGAGACCCACGCCGTGCCATGGCCCTTCGGAACGCAGTTGCCACGGCCCTCGAAACCGGGGACCTTCCGCTGCGCCGGCACCGTAAGCCGGACGCAGCTGGAAAGACTCCGGCTGGTTCTGTCGCTCTGGTGGGCGGCGGGCCCGGCGACTCAGGGCTCATCACCGTCCGCGGCCGTCGCCTGCTGGGCCAGGCCGACGTCGTGGTTGCCGACCGTCTTGGCCCACGGGAGCTGCTCAACGAACTGGCGCCCGACGTCCGGGTGATCGAGGTCGGCAAGACCCCCGGGCACCACCCCGTGCCCCAGCTTGAGATCAACAGGATCCTTGTAGAGGAAGCCCTCAAGGGCAACCGGGTGGTCCGCCTCAAAGGCGGGGACCCCTACGTCCTGGGACGCGGCGGTGAGGAAGCAGAATTCTGCCGGCAGAACGGCGTCGAGGTTGAAGTGGTGTCCGGCGTGACGTCGGCAATTTCCGTTCCCGCTGCCGCAGGAATCCCGGTGACGCATCGCGGCCTGGCCAAGGGCTTCAGCGTGGTGACCGGCCACGAAGAGCTCTCCGAGGTCCCCGCACGCCCGGATCACACTGTGGTGTTGCTCATGGGAGTGGCCCAATTGCGTGATTCCGCGGCTGAACTGGCAGGCTCGGGTCTGCCTTTGGACACACCAGTAGGTATCGTAGAGAACGGGTATTTGCCGGACCAGCGCGTCACCATCGGCACTCTGGGGACCATCGCGGACCAGGCGGAAGCCGTCGGCGTGGCCAACCCGGCGGTCATCGTGATCGGCGATGTTGTCCGTGTCAGCCCCTTTGCACCGCAGCACTTCAAGACCGCTGACTACAGCACTATTACCCCCAACCGTCCCCGCGTCCGCAGTAACTGA
- a CDS encoding PucR family transcriptional regulator — protein sequence MAMSLASLVAVPSLKLRQAGLAETTWNQDISWVAVTELEDPQRFLSGGELVLTTGLRLKSAADQRRFVRQVQRAGAVGIGFGIGLTHEAVPEALIAEANRWGLPLVQVPYEIPFIAIGKLVAESHSADHYSNLERLLAGHQILARSLLTGGGLNELLKQLGSMLRTDVVLTQFSAQLYNSVAGKPAPTADGWASYPIPTGRRDACTLWLRQPFVDSGIVSYAQNLISVELNNMVKQRQSQRAMAGQVLDDVIHGTLETIEAARRLAGVGINSTRKNVVLVAESTAHHKQLVSISLPQALEAGVSAVVGKDLVTVISDDGTSATALAKSLSDHLQEAGIHAVIGIGGAYTKPNGLRWSYFEARDAVAHGLPVNEPERLSLTSLLLASEDVPLADMASESLTPLRKFDAAHGAELVATLESYLNHNGSVAAVAEALTLHRNTVRYRLAQITELTGYDPSQTQDRVQLWLALAVQRLGSRNPR from the coding sequence ATGGCAATGTCCCTCGCTTCGCTCGTCGCTGTCCCCTCCCTGAAACTCCGTCAGGCCGGCCTGGCCGAAACCACCTGGAACCAGGACATCAGCTGGGTTGCCGTCACGGAATTGGAGGATCCCCAGCGCTTCCTCAGCGGCGGGGAACTGGTCCTCACCACCGGCCTGCGCCTCAAGAGCGCCGCGGACCAGAGGCGCTTTGTCCGTCAGGTCCAGCGGGCCGGCGCAGTGGGCATCGGCTTCGGCATCGGCCTTACCCATGAGGCAGTTCCGGAGGCACTGATTGCAGAAGCAAACCGCTGGGGCCTTCCACTGGTGCAGGTGCCCTACGAGATCCCCTTCATTGCCATCGGAAAACTGGTGGCGGAGTCGCACTCGGCGGACCACTACTCCAACCTTGAGCGCCTCTTGGCGGGACATCAGATCCTGGCCCGCTCGCTGCTCACCGGCGGTGGCCTGAACGAACTCCTCAAGCAACTGGGCAGCATGCTCCGCACGGACGTTGTGCTCACCCAGTTCAGCGCGCAGTTGTACAACAGTGTTGCGGGAAAACCGGCGCCGACGGCGGATGGCTGGGCGTCCTACCCGATTCCCACCGGCCGCAGGGACGCCTGCACGCTCTGGTTGAGGCAGCCGTTTGTGGACTCGGGAATCGTCAGTTATGCGCAGAACCTCATCAGCGTGGAACTGAACAACATGGTCAAGCAGCGCCAGTCCCAGCGGGCCATGGCCGGCCAGGTGCTGGACGACGTCATCCACGGCACTTTGGAGACCATTGAGGCGGCCCGGCGTTTGGCCGGCGTTGGCATCAACAGCACCCGGAAGAATGTGGTGCTGGTTGCCGAGTCCACGGCCCACCACAAACAACTGGTCAGCATCTCACTGCCCCAGGCGCTGGAAGCGGGCGTCAGCGCCGTCGTCGGGAAGGACCTGGTAACGGTCATCAGCGACGACGGTACCTCGGCTACCGCTCTGGCCAAGAGCCTCAGCGATCATTTGCAGGAAGCCGGTATCCACGCCGTCATTGGGATCGGGGGCGCCTACACCAAGCCGAACGGTTTGCGCTGGAGCTACTTTGAAGCGCGCGACGCCGTGGCGCACGGCTTGCCGGTCAACGAGCCGGAGCGCCTGAGCCTGACCTCGCTGTTGCTCGCCAGTGAGGACGTTCCCCTGGCAGACATGGCCAGCGAATCCCTTACGCCTTTGCGGAAGTTCGACGCCGCCCACGGTGCCGAACTGGTGGCCACCCTGGAGAGCTACCTGAACCACAACGGCTCGGTGGCAGCCGTGGCTGAAGCCCTCACCTTGCACCGCAACACGGTCCGTTACCGTTTGGCCCAGATCACTGAACTGACGGGCTACGACCCCTCGCAGACGCAGGACCGCGTGCAGCTTTGGCTGGCTTTGGCTGTCCAGCGCCTCGGTTCCCGCAACCCCCGCTGA
- a CDS encoding FAD-dependent oxidoreductase, with protein MSISTPVGSADRPLRVAVIGSGPAGVYAADILTKSEAVKSGELTVSIDLFDRYPAPYGLIRYGVAPDHPRIKGIVNALHKVLDRGDIRFFGNVDYGTDISIEDLRKHYDAVIFATGAIKDADLNIPGIELEGSFGGADFVSWYDGHPDVAREWPLDAKEIAVLGNGNVALDVARVLSKHADDLLVTEIPDNVYAGLKNSPVTDVHVFGRRGPAQVKFTPLELRELSHSKDVDIILYAEDFEFDEESDRQVQTNNQTKTMVGTLTNWIAEQPEDLSELTASRRLHLHFLHSPVEIVDSPETPGKVAGIKFERTELDGTGNARGTGEFIDYPVQAVYRSIGYFGSALPDVEFDHKKGVVTNDGGRVLDADGQHVPGLYATGWIKRGPVGLIGHTKGDALETVTYLLEDRENLPVAEVPAADAVVDLLDSRGVKFTSWEGWLALDAHELALGAAATEAGTSHGVEVKRERIKVVPREDMVNISRDGVAAQV; from the coding sequence GTGTCAATTAGCACCCCCGTAGGTTCTGCGGACCGTCCGCTTCGCGTCGCCGTCATCGGCTCCGGCCCGGCCGGCGTTTACGCAGCGGACATCCTGACCAAGAGTGAGGCCGTCAAGAGCGGCGAACTCACCGTCAGCATCGACCTCTTCGACCGCTACCCGGCACCTTACGGCCTGATCCGCTACGGCGTTGCTCCGGACCACCCCCGCATCAAGGGCATCGTCAACGCCCTGCACAAGGTCCTGGACCGTGGCGACATCCGTTTCTTCGGCAACGTGGACTACGGCACGGACATCTCCATCGAGGACCTCCGCAAGCACTACGACGCCGTCATCTTCGCCACGGGCGCCATCAAGGACGCCGACCTGAACATCCCGGGCATCGAACTCGAGGGTTCCTTCGGCGGCGCAGACTTCGTCTCCTGGTACGACGGACACCCGGACGTTGCCCGCGAATGGCCGCTGGACGCCAAGGAAATCGCCGTCCTGGGTAACGGCAACGTCGCCCTGGACGTCGCCCGCGTCCTCTCCAAGCACGCCGATGACCTGCTGGTCACCGAAATCCCGGATAACGTTTACGCCGGCCTGAAGAACTCGCCGGTCACCGACGTGCACGTCTTCGGCCGCCGCGGCCCTGCACAGGTGAAGTTCACTCCGCTGGAACTGCGTGAACTCTCGCACTCCAAGGATGTAGACATCATCCTCTACGCCGAGGACTTCGAATTCGACGAAGAGTCTGATCGCCAGGTCCAGACAAACAACCAGACCAAAACCATGGTTGGCACACTGACCAACTGGATCGCCGAGCAGCCCGAGGACCTCTCCGAGCTCACCGCTTCCCGCCGCCTGCACCTGCACTTCCTGCACAGCCCGGTGGAAATCGTGGACTCCCCGGAAACCCCGGGCAAGGTTGCCGGCATCAAGTTCGAGCGCACCGAGCTGGATGGCACAGGCAACGCCCGCGGTACCGGCGAGTTCATCGACTACCCGGTCCAGGCTGTGTACCGCTCCATCGGCTACTTCGGTTCGGCCCTGCCGGACGTCGAGTTCGACCACAAAAAGGGCGTCGTCACCAACGACGGCGGCCGGGTCCTTGACGCCGACGGCCAGCACGTTCCGGGCCTCTACGCAACGGGCTGGATCAAGCGCGGTCCGGTTGGCCTCATCGGCCACACCAAGGGCGATGCCCTCGAAACCGTCACGTACTTGTTGGAGGACCGCGAAAACCTGCCGGTCGCCGAGGTTCCCGCGGCAGACGCCGTCGTGGATCTTCTCGATTCCCGCGGCGTGAAGTTCACCAGCTGGGAAGGCTGGCTGGCCCTGGACGCCCACGAACTCGCCCTCGGCGCAGCAGCCACCGAGGCGGGCACGTCCCACGGTGTTGAGGTCAAGCGTGAACGCATCAAGGTGGTGCCGCGCGAGGACATGGTCAACATCTCCCGCGATGGCGTAGCGGCACAGGTCTAG
- the gabT gene encoding 4-aminobutyrate--2-oxoglutarate transaminase produces the protein MTTTANELSYRIEQKRNINGAFPGPKSQALAERRSAVVAAGVASGVPVYVEDADGGIIRDVDGNSFIDLGSGIAVTSVGASDPAVVAAVQEAAAHFTHTCFMVTPYEGYVAVAEQLNRLTPGDHAKRTVLFNSGAEAVENAVKVARLATGRDAVVAFDHAYHGRTNLTMALTAKAMPYKTNFGPFAPEVYRMPMSYPFREENPEITGAEAAKRAITMIEKQIGGDQVAAIIIEPIQGEGGFIVPAEGFLPALSEWAKEKGIVFIADEVQSGFCRTGEWFAVDHEGVVPDIITMAKGIAGGLPLSAITGRADLLDAVHPGGLGGTYGGNPVACAAALAAIDTMEQHDLNGRARHIEELALGKLRELAGEVSVVGDIRGRGAMLAIELVQPGSKEPNAELTKAVAAACLKEGVIILTCGTYGNVIRLLPPLVISDELLIDGLEVLAAAIKAHA, from the coding sequence ATGACCACCACCGCGAACGAACTCTCGTACCGCATCGAGCAGAAGCGCAACATCAACGGCGCTTTCCCCGGCCCCAAGTCGCAGGCACTTGCCGAGCGTCGCTCCGCCGTCGTTGCTGCCGGCGTCGCCTCCGGCGTCCCCGTCTACGTTGAAGACGCCGACGGCGGCATCATCCGCGACGTCGACGGCAACTCCTTCATCGACCTCGGCTCCGGCATCGCCGTGACCAGCGTCGGCGCGTCCGACCCCGCCGTCGTCGCTGCCGTCCAGGAAGCTGCCGCGCACTTCACGCACACCTGCTTCATGGTCACCCCGTACGAGGGCTACGTTGCAGTTGCCGAGCAGCTCAACCGCCTCACCCCGGGCGACCACGCCAAGCGCACCGTGCTGTTCAACTCCGGCGCTGAAGCCGTGGAGAACGCCGTCAAGGTTGCCCGCCTGGCCACCGGCCGCGACGCCGTCGTAGCTTTTGACCACGCCTACCACGGCCGCACCAACCTGACCATGGCGCTGACTGCCAAGGCCATGCCGTACAAGACCAACTTCGGCCCGTTCGCGCCCGAGGTCTACCGCATGCCCATGAGCTACCCGTTCCGTGAAGAGAACCCGGAGATCACCGGTGCCGAGGCCGCCAAGCGCGCCATCACCATGATCGAAAAGCAGATCGGTGGCGACCAGGTTGCCGCCATCATCATCGAACCCATCCAGGGTGAAGGTGGCTTCATCGTCCCGGCCGAAGGCTTCCTCCCGGCATTGTCCGAGTGGGCCAAGGAAAAGGGCATCGTCTTCATCGCAGACGAGGTCCAGTCCGGTTTCTGCCGCACCGGCGAATGGTTCGCCGTTGACCACGAAGGCGTTGTCCCGGACATCATCACCATGGCCAAGGGCATCGCCGGCGGCCTCCCGCTGTCCGCCATCACCGGCCGTGCAGACCTGCTCGACGCCGTTCACCCCGGCGGCCTCGGCGGCACCTACGGTGGCAACCCGGTTGCCTGCGCCGCAGCACTTGCAGCGATCGACACCATGGAGCAGCACGACCTCAACGGCCGCGCCCGCCACATCGAAGAGCTCGCACTGGGCAAGCTCCGCGAACTGGCTGGGGAAGTTTCCGTAGTTGGCGACATCCGCGGCCGTGGCGCCATGCTGGCAATCGAGCTGGTCCAGCCCGGTTCCAAGGAGCCGAACGCCGAGCTCACCAAGGCCGTTGCCGCCGCCTGCCTCAAGGAAGGCGTCATCATCCTGACCTGTGGCACCTACGGCAACGTCATCCGCCTGCTCCCGCCGCTGGTCATCAGCGACGAACTGCTGATCGACGGCCTCGAGGTCCTCGCAGCAGCCATCAAGGCGCACGCGTAA
- a CDS encoding MFS transporter: MAATTPLTPSTGNIPTVGPAQALSAQAVPKTRVVAVVGIIAVVLIGLNLRAGITSAAALFHELQQVLGYGALVASILPSIPLLCFAVAGLGTSWLTRRVGVEKAIAIALALLAGGLLVRGVPVTGALLGGTVLAMSGLAVCNVAMPSFIREHYSERTSMMTGLYTFTMSGGATFAAVVSVPLAQELGSPSMGLAAWGLLGVAALLGFLPIVLHTHRNATRIDRPRVSMWPLLRTRLGILITAIFTFQAFLAYAVMSWFAYILTSQGLSASESGLQFGVMQLVSVAAGMILLAFGSRPGMLRPALYLASSSTLLAIAAMVWLPTSLAVVPAVLFGFGLGIFPLVLVIISRSGRSTAETTALSTIAQSLGYLIAAIGPFGMGLLHSATGGWVLPLSLLSVVAVALMVTCHLLTSKRTATKTGPRTA, from the coding sequence ATGGCAGCGACTACTCCCCTTACCCCCAGCACCGGAAACATTCCTACCGTTGGCCCTGCCCAGGCCCTGTCTGCGCAGGCGGTCCCCAAAACGCGCGTGGTCGCCGTCGTCGGCATTATTGCCGTGGTCCTTATCGGTTTGAATCTACGCGCAGGCATCACCAGCGCCGCAGCACTGTTCCACGAACTGCAGCAGGTCCTTGGCTACGGTGCTTTGGTGGCGTCCATCCTGCCATCCATCCCGCTCCTGTGCTTTGCGGTTGCAGGTTTGGGAACGTCCTGGCTGACCCGCCGCGTAGGCGTAGAGAAAGCCATCGCCATCGCCTTGGCATTGCTGGCCGGTGGTTTGTTGGTGCGTGGGGTTCCGGTGACCGGCGCACTGCTTGGCGGCACGGTCCTGGCAATGTCCGGCCTGGCAGTGTGCAACGTGGCCATGCCGTCCTTCATCCGCGAACACTACTCCGAGCGCACCTCCATGATGACGGGCCTTTACACCTTCACCATGTCCGGCGGCGCCACCTTTGCCGCGGTCGTCAGTGTTCCCTTGGCGCAGGAACTCGGCTCGCCCTCCATGGGCTTGGCGGCTTGGGGCCTGCTGGGTGTCGCAGCCCTCCTCGGTTTCCTGCCCATAGTCCTGCACACCCACCGGAACGCCACCAGGATTGATCGGCCCCGGGTCTCCATGTGGCCGCTGCTGCGTACCCGCCTGGGCATCCTCATCACCGCGATCTTCACCTTCCAGGCTTTCCTGGCATATGCCGTGATGAGCTGGTTCGCCTACATTCTGACCTCGCAGGGTCTCAGCGCTTCCGAAAGTGGTCTCCAGTTCGGCGTGATGCAGCTGGTCTCCGTCGCTGCCGGCATGATCCTGCTCGCCTTCGGTTCCCGCCCCGGCATGCTCCGCCCCGCGCTGTATCTGGCCAGCAGCTCAACCTTGCTGGCCATCGCCGCCATGGTCTGGCTGCCGACGTCGTTGGCGGTCGTTCCCGCCGTCCTGTTCGGCTTCGGCTTGGGCATCTTCCCGCTGGTTCTGGTGATCATCAGCCGCAGTGGACGCTCGACGGCGGAAACCACCGCGCTCTCCACCATCGCCCAATCGCTGGGATACTTGATTGCGGCAATCGGCCCGTTTGGCATGGGCCTGCTCCACAGCGCCACCGGCGGCTGGGTGCTGCCCCTGAGCCTGTTGTCGGTCGTGGCCGTGGCTCTCATGGTTACCTGCCACTTGCTCACCAGCAAGCGCACTGCCACCAAGACCGGACCGAGGACAGCATGA
- a CDS encoding aminobutyraldehyde dehydrogenase, producing the protein MVQTLQNFINGEFVTPAGTGLLDIVNPTNGEIVAKSPISVQADVDAAMTAAAEAFKTWKHATPGQRQLMLLKLADAVEANSDELVDAQHRNTGQVRSLIASEEVAAGADQLRFFAGAARIMEGKSAGEYFEGHTSYVRREPIGVVAQVAPWNYPFLMAIWKIGPALAAGNTIVLKPSDTTPESTLVLARLAGEIFPAGVLNVVLGTGETGAMMVDHKVPGLVSITGSVRAGIAVASGAAKGLKRAHLELGGKAPAIVFKDADIKKSAAAIAEFAFFNAGQDCTAITRVLVEDSVHDDVVAAMVEHTKTLHTGSQNDEENYFGPLNNVNHFNAVTSVVEHLPANCKIETGGHRAGEKGFFFEPTIISGAKQTDDIVQKETFGPVITVQKFSTEAEALELANDVEYALASSVWTTDHGTAMRMSRDLDFGAVWINTHILLTAEMPHGGFKQSGYGKDLSMYGVEDYTRIKHVMSALDA; encoded by the coding sequence GTGGTTCAAACCTTGCAGAACTTCATCAACGGCGAATTCGTTACGCCGGCAGGTACGGGTCTTCTGGACATCGTGAACCCCACCAATGGGGAAATCGTTGCCAAGTCGCCCATTTCGGTGCAGGCCGACGTCGATGCTGCAATGACCGCAGCAGCTGAGGCCTTCAAGACGTGGAAGCACGCCACCCCCGGACAGCGCCAGCTCATGCTGCTCAAGCTCGCCGACGCCGTGGAAGCCAACAGCGACGAGCTCGTTGACGCCCAGCACCGCAACACCGGGCAGGTTCGCTCCCTGATCGCCTCCGAAGAAGTTGCCGCAGGCGCAGACCAGCTCCGCTTCTTTGCCGGTGCCGCACGCATCATGGAAGGCAAGTCCGCAGGCGAATACTTCGAGGGCCACACCTCCTACGTACGCCGTGAACCGATCGGCGTCGTAGCCCAGGTTGCCCCGTGGAACTACCCGTTCCTCATGGCCATCTGGAAGATCGGCCCCGCACTGGCTGCTGGCAACACCATCGTCCTGAAGCCCTCGGACACCACCCCGGAATCCACCTTGGTGCTGGCCCGCCTGGCCGGCGAGATCTTCCCGGCCGGTGTCCTGAACGTGGTCCTTGGCACCGGTGAGACCGGCGCCATGATGGTGGACCACAAGGTTCCCGGCCTGGTTTCCATCACCGGTTCCGTCCGCGCCGGCATCGCCGTTGCAAGCGGCGCAGCCAAGGGACTCAAGCGTGCACACCTGGAACTTGGCGGCAAGGCTCCGGCCATCGTCTTCAAGGACGCCGACATCAAGAAGAGCGCCGCGGCCATCGCCGAGTTCGCATTCTTCAACGCCGGCCAGGACTGCACCGCCATCACCCGCGTGTTGGTGGAGGACTCCGTTCACGACGACGTCGTGGCAGCCATGGTGGAACACACCAAGACTCTGCACACCGGTTCGCAGAACGACGAAGAGAATTACTTCGGCCCGCTCAACAACGTGAACCACTTCAACGCCGTCACCTCGGTAGTGGAGCACCTTCCGGCCAACTGCAAGATCGAAACCGGTGGCCACCGCGCAGGGGAGAAGGGCTTCTTCTTCGAGCCCACCATCATCTCCGGCGCCAAGCAGACCGATGACATCGTGCAGAAGGAAACCTTCGGCCCGGTCATCACCGTCCAGAAGTTCAGCACCGAAGCAGAAGCGCTCGAGCTCGCCAACGACGTCGAATACGCCTTGGCGTCCAGCGTCTGGACCACCGACCACGGAACGGCAATGCGCATGAGCCGTGACCTGGACTTCGGTGCGGTCTGGATCAACACACACATCCTCCTGACGGCAGAGATGCCCCACGGCGGCTTCAAGCAGTCCGGCTACGGCAAGGACCTCTCCATGTACGGCGTGGAGGACTACACGCGCATCAAGCACGTGATGTCTGCACTAGATGCATAA